A section of the Campylobacter lanienae NCTC 13004 genome encodes:
- a CDS encoding LptF/LptG family permease, producing the protein MNLFARYSSFIYFKYFLIIFMALVGFYVVIDTLTNLKNLPNSANLQIIYVCLTALISINYILPISLVLALIVTIINLIRSNELVSFYALGVSKNRLIIPIFTIALIISFGYIGLCFTQFAYAKERQESLEDFQSFERFTNLTFLRFENKFIYIDKLFGDKQSAKDIRIFDMNGSKIMSQTIAKEANYDDNIWRLKDNIVVTLPQNIELGSSGFESKNLDEIITLSNFRPRIIENIKNSDNLYSISDAIDSIKTLKNENINISKIKSALYSMLFFPLFAPFMVLILYYYMPLTGRFASLSIASFAAILATLCVWGVLFLLIRISLNGAIAAEFGIILPIVLLMLFAGYKVYEHR; encoded by the coding sequence ATGAATCTTTTTGCTAGATATAGTTCATTTATATATTTTAAATATTTTCTTATTATCTTTATGGCTTTGGTTGGATTTTATGTAGTTATTGATACTTTAACTAACCTTAAAAATCTCCCAAATAGCGCTAATTTACAGATTATTTATGTTTGTTTGACTGCCTTAATCTCGATTAATTATATCTTGCCTATATCTTTAGTTTTGGCTTTAATTGTAACTATTATAAATTTAATTCGCTCCAATGAACTTGTGAGTTTCTACGCCTTAGGCGTTAGCAAAAATCGCTTGATAATACCTATTTTCACTATCGCTTTAATCATTAGCTTTGGTTATATCGGATTATGCTTTACTCAATTTGCCTACGCCAAAGAGCGTCAAGAGTCGCTTGAAGATTTCCAAAGTTTTGAGAGATTTACGAATTTGACATTTTTGCGTTTTGAGAATAAATTTATATATATTGATAAGCTTTTTGGCGATAAACAAAGCGCTAAGGATATTAGAATTTTTGATATGAATGGCTCTAAAATTATGAGCCAAACTATAGCCAAAGAGGCTAATTATGATGATAATATCTGGAGATTAAAAGATAATATAGTTGTTACTTTACCGCAAAATATCGAGCTAGGTAGTAGCGGGTTTGAGAGTAAGAATTTAGATGAGATAATCACTCTTAGCAACTTCCGCCCACGAATAATCGAAAATATCAAAAATAGTGATAATCTATACTCTATTAGCGATGCTATCGACTCTATAAAGACTTTAAAAAATGAAAATATCAATATCTCTAAAATCAAATCCGCACTATACTCAATGCTATTTTTCCCACTTTTTGCCCCGTTTATGGTGCTGATACTATACTATTATATGCCACTTACTGGGAGATTTGCTAGTTTGAGTATTGCTAGTTTTGCGGCGATTTTAGCTACTTTGTGCGTGTGGGGAGTGCTGTTTTTGCTTATTAGAATTAGCCTTAATGGAGCTATCGCGGCTGAATTTGGGATAATATTGCCTATTGTTTTATTAATGCTATTTGCTGGGTATAAGGTCTATGAGCATAGGTAA
- a CDS encoding non-canonical purine NTP pyrophosphatase has protein sequence MKIVLATNNMDKVREIKAYYNQFEVLALGDICKPFEIQEYGKSFYENAMIKADAVYEKIKELGIENECIALSDDSGISVEALGFAPGIYSARYSGEGVSDASNRAKLISELKRLGLSHAKAFYTACIGIGSKYGRYGVHGFMHGEVIDRELGDNGFGYDFMFIPDGFDKTIGQIDESIKLQISHRSKGLELAKPILKMLSRYY, from the coding sequence ATGAAGATTGTTTTAGCTACAAATAATATGGATAAAGTAAGGGAGATTAAAGCTTATTATAATCAATTTGAAGTTTTGGCTTTGGGTGATATATGTAAGCCATTTGAGATACAAGAGTATGGCAAGAGCTTTTATGAAAATGCGATGATAAAAGCAGATGCTGTGTATGAGAAAATTAAAGAGCTTGGAATTGAAAATGAGTGTATAGCTCTAAGTGATGATAGCGGGATAAGCGTTGAAGCGCTTGGCTTTGCTCCTGGGATCTACTCAGCTAGGTATAGTGGTGAAGGGGTAAGTGATGCGAGCAATAGAGCAAAATTGATTAGTGAGTTAAAAAGATTAGGCTTAAGCCACGCTAAGGCATTTTATACCGCTTGTATCGGTATCGGCTCTAAATATGGCAGATATGGCGTCCATGGATTTATGCATGGAGAAGTCATCGATAGAGAGCTTGGGGATAATGGCTTTGGGTATGATTTTATGTTTATTCCTGATGGATTTGATAAGACTATAGGGCAGATTGATGAGAGTATCAAGCTTCAAATTTCACACCGATCTAAGGGGTTAGAACTAGCTAAGCCTATACTTAAAATGTTGAGTAGATATTATTAA
- the gmk gene encoding guanylate kinase — MSGQILLISGPSGSGKSTLLSRLMSEFDNIYFSISSTTRSPRDGEKDGVDYHFISVDEFKKGIDNGKFLEWANVHKNYYGTSLEPVEKALKDNKVVIFDIDVQGYYLAMKEYNDIITSVFITTKDRHELKRRLIKRGSDDAQTIENRLFNAATEIAHIGEYDYLIINDDIDNAYERLKSIFISMSSKSQSFNINEVIESWSE, encoded by the coding sequence ATGAGCGGCCAAATTCTACTAATCAGCGGTCCTAGTGGAAGTGGCAAAAGCACACTATTATCACGCTTGATGAGTGAATTTGACAATATATATTTCTCTATTTCTAGCACCACAAGGTCGCCAAGAGATGGAGAAAAAGATGGAGTGGATTATCACTTTATTAGTGTTGATGAGTTCAAAAAAGGCATTGATAATGGCAAATTTTTAGAGTGGGCAAATGTCCATAAAAACTACTATGGCACTAGCCTTGAGCCGGTAGAAAAGGCCTTAAAAGATAATAAAGTAGTAATTTTTGATATTGATGTTCAAGGCTATTATCTAGCGATGAAGGAGTATAATGATATCATAACATCGGTATTTATCACCACAAAGGATAGGCATGAATTAAAAAGACGCTTGATAAAACGAGGTAGCGATGACGCTCAAACGATAGAAAATAGGCTATTTAATGCAGCAACAGAGATCGCTCACATCGGCGAATATGACTATTTAATAATCAATGATGATATAGATAACGCATATGAGAGATTAAAATCTATATTTATCTCAATGAGTTCAAAAAGTCAAAGTTTTAATATAAATGAGGTTATAGAGAGCTGGAGCGAGTGA
- the rsmI gene encoding 16S rRNA (cytidine(1402)-2'-O)-methyltransferase — MLYFLPTPIGNLDDISKRCLDILNLCDIIICEDSRVTKSFINLLNLKYNLEINPSEFYSLHTHNESEFFAKFDPNNLIEKIVVYVSDAGMPCISDPGVALVRFAQNNSINYEVLSGSNALLLAVAASGLIEKEFSFLGFLPNTSRDRDLALQNALNSPYPVVIYESPKRILNLIKDIAKLEPTREIFAIKEATKKFETKFKNSAQNLVLSLQNANLKGEWCVVVAATNIINQEKITIDDINELDIAPKQKAKLLSKLTGKSVKEIYNKLSNRDKNI; from the coding sequence TTGCTCTACTTTCTTCCAACGCCAATTGGCAATTTAGATGATATCTCAAAGAGATGCCTGGACATCTTGAACCTTTGTGATATCATAATTTGCGAAGATAGTAGAGTTACTAAATCTTTTATAAATCTTTTAAATTTAAAATATAATCTTGAGATAAATCCATCTGAATTTTACTCTCTTCATACTCATAATGAGAGTGAGTTTTTTGCTAAGTTTGATCCTAATAATTTAATAGAAAAAATCGTAGTCTATGTAAGCGATGCCGGAATGCCTTGTATCAGTGATCCAGGCGTGGCTTTGGTGAGATTTGCTCAAAATAACTCTATAAATTACGAGGTATTAAGTGGATCAAATGCCTTGCTTTTAGCGGTGGCTGCTAGTGGATTGATAGAGAAGGAATTTAGCTTTTTAGGCTTTTTGCCAAATACTAGCAGAGATAGGGATTTAGCCTTACAAAATGCTCTAAATTCGCCATATCCGGTGGTGATATATGAGTCTCCAAAGCGAATTTTGAATCTAATAAAAGATATAGCAAAATTAGAACCAACTAGAGAGATTTTTGCTATCAAAGAGGCGACAAAAAAATTTGAAACCAAATTTAAAAATAGCGCGCAAAATTTAGTTTTGAGCTTACAAAATGCCAACTTAAAAGGCGAGTGGTGCGTAGTAGTCGCTGCTACAAATATCATAAACCAAGAAAAAATCACTATAGATGATATAAATGAGTTAGATATTGCGCCAAAGCAAAAGGCGAAATTGCTAAGCAAATTAACAGGCAAAAGCGTAAAAGAGATATACAATAAACTAAGTAATAGAGATAAAAATATATAA
- the rlmB gene encoding 23S rRNA (guanosine(2251)-2'-O)-methyltransferase RlmB, which translates to MIVYGKQLFLHLLKHHKDKLEEIYLAKEVNKDIFHQIAKVGLKIQKVDNQKAQALARGGNHQGFLAKVKDYEFATLSEIKKADYLVILYGLSDVGNIGAIVRTAYALGAGGVVIVGKNENLAIQGIIRSSSGAAYELPIALCSDGLGLINELRQIGFKIYAANAGGKSVKDFKFDPKSVIIMGSEGEGIPNKVLQKCDEILGVNMRKDWDSLNVSVAFGILFDRIING; encoded by the coding sequence ATGATTGTCTATGGAAAACAGCTATTTTTACATTTGTTAAAACACCACAAAGATAAGCTTGAAGAGATATATCTAGCAAAAGAGGTTAATAAAGATATATTTCACCAAATAGCAAAAGTCGGCTTGAAAATTCAAAAAGTTGATAACCAAAAAGCTCAAGCTCTCGCTCGTGGCGGTAATCATCAAGGCTTTTTAGCCAAGGTGAAAGATTATGAATTTGCCACTTTAAGCGAGATTAAAAAGGCTGATTATTTGGTGATTTTATATGGTTTAAGCGATGTGGGAAATATCGGTGCGATAGTTAGAACTGCGTATGCTTTGGGTGCCGGTGGTGTGGTTATAGTGGGTAAAAATGAGAATTTAGCGATACAAGGCATCATCCGATCTAGCAGCGGTGCAGCGTATGAGTTGCCAATCGCTCTTTGTAGTGATGGGCTGGGTTTGATAAATGAGCTAAGACAAATTGGATTTAAAATTTATGCCGCAAATGCCGGTGGCAAGAGTGTTAAGGATTTTAAATTTGATCCTAAGAGCGTTATAATTATGGGTAGCGAAGGCGAAGGAATACCAAATAAGGTATTACAAAAGTGTGATGAGATCCTAGGCGTTAATATGCGTAAGGATTGGGATAGCTTAAATGTCAGCGTGGCATTTGGAATATTATTTGATAGGATTATAAATGGCTAA
- the fliR gene encoding flagellar biosynthetic protein FliR has protein sequence MEFINYLTQENVVTFFLLLVRTGALMVFFPFFNHMQIPIVIKATLSLLLAFYLFPLTPPMANLDSLNIQYLILETLSELMLGLCAGVLLLLVFGAVQLAGEQISMIMGFSMATVIDPQSGINAPLISNILNLIVLLAFLLFDGHHLILYFLAYGLEFIPLGGFYPEQNILKYAAQGMVNLFLYGFIISFPILALTLMSDLIFGMLMKTMPQFNLLVVGYPIKIAIAFVVLMAILAMIVKVFTTLMMKVLNDLPSLFY, from the coding sequence GTGGAATTTATAAATTATCTTACTCAAGAAAATGTGGTAACATTTTTTTTGCTACTTGTTAGGACTGGTGCTTTGATGGTGTTTTTCCCATTTTTTAACCATATGCAAATTCCCATAGTCATCAAAGCCACGCTCTCGCTACTACTTGCTTTTTATCTATTTCCACTTACGCCGCCAATGGCTAATCTTGATAGCTTAAATATCCAATATCTAATCCTAGAAACCCTATCTGAGCTTATGCTTGGACTATGTGCGGGGGTGCTTTTGCTATTAGTTTTTGGGGCGGTTCAGTTAGCCGGAGAGCAAATTTCAATGATTATGGGATTTTCTATGGCAACAGTTATTGACCCGCAAAGTGGCATAAACGCCCCATTAATCTCAAATATCTTAAATTTAATTGTTTTACTAGCTTTTTTGCTATTTGATGGACATCATTTGATACTATATTTTTTGGCTTATGGGCTTGAGTTTATCCCACTTGGAGGATTTTATCCAGAGCAAAATATCCTTAAATACGCAGCCCAAGGGATGGTAAATTTGTTTTTATATGGCTTTATCATCTCATTTCCTATATTAGCACTTACGCTAATGTCAGATTTGATTTTTGGTATGCTTATGAAAACTATGCCACAATTTAATCTATTAGTAGTTGGATATCCTATCAAAATCGCTATAGCATTTGTCGTCTTGATGGCTATACTTGCTATGATTGTGAAGGTCTTTACAACGCTTATGATGAAAGTTTTAAATGATTTACCTAGTTTATTTTATTAA
- the rpmE gene encoding 50S ribosomal protein L31, which yields MKKDIHPEYVECTVSCACGNTFKSRSNKSEIKVDICSACHPFFTGSEKIVDSAGRVDKFKKKYGIK from the coding sequence ATGAAAAAAGATATACATCCAGAGTATGTTGAATGCACAGTTAGTTGCGCTTGCGGAAATACATTTAAGAGCAGATCTAACAAATCAGAGATTAAAGTAGATATCTGCAGTGCTTGTCATCCATTTTTCACAGGTAGTGAAAAGATCGTAGATAGCGCAGGTCGTGTAGATAAATTTAAGAAAAAATATGGTATAAAATAA
- a CDS encoding saccharopine dehydrogenase family protein encodes MSHILIIGAGGVSQAATVKCAMNSQVFTKITLASRTKSKCDKIAKFIKDKVGVDIGTAVIDADDTKAVVKLIKDIKADLLLNVALPYQDLTLMDACVEAGIAYIDTANYEHPDTAKFEYKLQWAKDGNFKSANTMALLGSGFDPGVTNVYCAYAKQYLFDEIEYIDILDCNAGDHGYAFATNFNPEINLREVSAKGRYYKDGKWIETEPMEIGFSWDYPKIGPKDSYLLYHEELESLVKNIPTLKQIRFFMTFGQSYLTHMKCLENVGMLRIDEVEHNGVKIVPIQFLKTLLPDPASLGARTKGKTNIGCVITGIKDNKPRKVYIYNVCDHQECYQETGVGAVSYTTGVPAMIGSMMVAKGIWSAKGVFNMEEFDAKPFMDELNKQGLPWEIIEMAPNETRLIKEI; translated from the coding sequence ATGAGTCATATCTTAATCATCGGAGCAGGCGGAGTAAGCCAAGCAGCAACGGTAAAATGCGCTATGAATTCGCAAGTTTTTACCAAAATTACTCTAGCTAGTCGCACCAAAAGTAAATGCGATAAAATAGCTAAATTTATCAAAGACAAAGTCGGAGTAGATATAGGTACAGCGGTGATAGACGCCGATGATACAAAGGCAGTTGTGAAATTGATAAAAGATATTAAGGCTGATTTGCTTTTAAATGTCGCTTTGCCTTATCAAGATTTAACCCTTATGGATGCGTGTGTAGAAGCAGGGATCGCCTATATAGATACGGCTAATTACGAGCATCCTGACACGGCTAAATTTGAGTATAAACTCCAATGGGCTAAAGATGGTAATTTTAAATCCGCTAATACTATGGCGCTTCTTGGTAGTGGATTTGATCCGGGCGTTACTAATGTATATTGTGCTTATGCGAAGCAATATCTATTTGATGAGATTGAGTATATTGATATTTTGGATTGTAATGCTGGAGACCATGGGTATGCTTTTGCTACAAATTTTAATCCTGAGATAAATTTGCGTGAAGTTAGCGCAAAGGGTAGATACTACAAAGATGGAAAATGGATAGAAACCGAGCCGATGGAGATAGGATTTAGCTGGGATTATCCAAAAATCGGCCCAAAAGATAGCTATTTGCTATACCACGAAGAGCTAGAAAGCCTAGTAAAAAATATCCCTACTCTAAAGCAAATTCGCTTCTTTATGACCTTTGGTCAAAGCTACCTAACCCATATGAAATGTCTAGAAAATGTCGGTATGCTAAGAATAGATGAAGTTGAGCACAATGGGGTAAAAATCGTGCCAATTCAATTTTTAAAAACCTTACTACCTGACCCAGCAAGCCTAGGCGCTAGAACCAAAGGCAAGACAAATATAGGTTGTGTGATAACAGGCATAAAAGATAATAAGCCAAGAAAAGTTTATATCTATAATGTATGCGATCACCAAGAGTGCTATCAAGAAACCGGCGTTGGCGCTGTTAGCTACACTACAGGAGTGCCGGCAATGATAGGCTCAATGATGGTAGCAAAGGGAATTTGGAGTGCCAAAGGGGTATTTAATATGGAAGAATTCGATGCCAAACCATTTATGGATGAGCTAAATAAACAAGGCTTACCATGGGAGATCATAGAGATGGCACCAAATGAGACTAGATTAATCAAGGAAATTTAA
- a CDS encoding LL-diaminopimelate aminotransferase: MFDEIRFNTIERLPNYAFAEVNAIKMAARRDGADIIDFSMGNPDGRTPQHIIDKLCESAMKDKTHGYSVSQGIYKLRVAICNWYKRKYGVILDPETEAVATMGSKEGFVHLVQAITNPGDVAIVPDPAYPIHTQAFIIAGGNVTKMPLIYNINYELDENKFFENLEIAIKDSIPKPKYVVVNFPHNPTTVTCQKSFYERLVDTAKRERFYIISDIAYAELTFDGYKTPSIFEIDGAKDVAVECYTLSKSYNMAGWRVGFICGNKKLVAALKKIKSWFDYGMFTPIQVAATVALDGDQDCVEQIRQTYEKRRDTLIEAFSAAGWEIAKPRASMFAWAKLPPQVGNIGSKEFAKQLLTKACVAVSPGSGFGVAGDDYVRIAFIENENRIRQAARNIKKYLKEIQ; the protein is encoded by the coding sequence ATGTTTGATGAGATTAGATTTAATACCATCGAGAGGTTGCCTAATTACGCCTTTGCCGAGGTAAATGCGATCAAGATGGCAGCCCGTAGAGATGGTGCTGATATTATAGATTTTTCTATGGGAAATCCAGATGGTAGAACACCACAACACATAATAGACAAGCTATGCGAAAGTGCGATGAAAGACAAAACTCACGGCTATAGCGTTTCTCAAGGCATTTATAAACTTCGTGTTGCCATTTGTAATTGGTATAAAAGAAAATATGGTGTAATCTTAGACCCTGAGACAGAAGCCGTAGCCACTATGGGTAGCAAAGAGGGCTTTGTCCATCTAGTACAAGCCATCACAAATCCCGGCGATGTCGCTATAGTGCCTGATCCGGCTTATCCTATCCATACTCAAGCATTTATCATAGCAGGTGGCAATGTAACTAAAATGCCTTTAATCTATAATATAAATTATGAATTAGATGAGAATAAATTTTTTGAAAATTTAGAAATTGCTATAAAAGATAGCATCCCAAAACCAAAATATGTAGTGGTAAATTTCCCGCATAATCCAACTACCGTAACATGCCAAAAGAGCTTTTATGAAAGATTAGTTGATACCGCAAAGCGTGAGAGATTTTATATCATTAGCGATATAGCTTATGCCGAGCTTACATTTGATGGATATAAGACTCCGAGTATATTTGAAATCGATGGGGCCAAAGATGTCGCAGTAGAGTGCTACACACTATCTAAATCATACAATATGGCCGGTTGGCGTGTAGGATTTATATGTGGTAATAAAAAATTAGTAGCCGCACTCAAAAAGATAAAATCGTGGTTTGACTATGGTATGTTTACCCCAATCCAAGTAGCGGCCACCGTAGCACTAGATGGAGATCAAGATTGCGTTGAGCAGATTAGACAGACTTATGAAAAACGCAGGGATACACTCATAGAAGCTTTTAGTGCGGCTGGTTGGGAGATAGCAAAACCAAGGGCTAGTATGTTTGCGTGGGCGAAGTTGCCACCACAAGTAGGCAATATAGGAAGTAAAGAATTCGCTAAACAACTCCTAACCAAAGCCTGTGTCGCAGTAAGCCCTGGTTCTGGATTTGGTGTGGCTGGTGATGACTATGTAAGAATCGCATTCATAGAAAACGAAAATAGAATTCGCCAAGCAGCTAGAAATATTAAAAAATATTTAAAAGAAATTCAATGA
- a CDS encoding TonB-dependent receptor domain-containing protein produces MRVLCALCAAASLYAQDLNLGRVNVTQSYEKSILDNPITTQITKDTILNSPDLAKSLLDISGFNMVRKGGGGSEVSYRSGLSARLPIYTDGSEIHGGCGGRMDTAITYIAPQNYRSIKIIKGPQDVRYGALVNGGLMFDRGIIRLNELSYGADISMLAGSFNQRELSGEAIGGNELGSIQVNGGIYQSDNYKDGDGNIVHSEYFRKQGAIIATLTPNEESAISLSADFGDGEAAYADRAMDGTKFQRESYNLALEQALGSHILNLQGYYHYIDHVMDNFSLRPAMPNRYNISNPKREIIGTKAELKLNFDTITTYIGGSYREDKHSSRMTQNAINATEARNTLFSKDYNKNALISTSSVFTQSEYLSEDYGVFGGIRLDRVEIDKYLAGRFDRSKIQTPISGFMRYERYFDTLSLYAGVGRAERASDFWELQKVDGMSLKTEKNHQIDLGTIYDNGNLSLSTNLFVSKIDDYIILNYNGATSSFNTDALLMGGEIDANILINNFYKLGAGLSYVYGENLKDTNGLKDGDPLPQISPLVFKAVAGLVRNEWFVDLDFYANASQHRYKENYGNVAGKDLGYSDSFWTIGLNAGYKYKNYQIMLAALNLNDALYSYHTSKNGAEIATLDIPATTRVYEPGRSFWVKLRANF; encoded by the coding sequence ATGAGAGTGCTTTGTGCTTTGTGTGCCGCTGCGAGTTTATACGCTCAAGATTTAAATTTAGGTAGAGTAAATGTAACTCAAAGTTATGAAAAAAGCATTTTAGACAATCCCATAACTACACAAATCACCAAAGACACTATACTAAATTCACCCGATCTAGCCAAATCTTTGCTTGATATAAGTGGATTTAACATGGTTAGAAAAGGCGGTGGCGGTAGCGAAGTATCATATCGCTCAGGGCTTTCAGCTAGACTGCCTATATATACAGATGGATCTGAAATTCACGGCGGTTGCGGTGGTCGGATGGATACAGCTATAACCTATATCGCACCGCAAAATTACCGCTCAATTAAGATAATCAAAGGCCCTCAAGATGTGAGATATGGAGCACTAGTTAATGGTGGATTGATGTTTGATAGGGGGATTATTAGATTAAATGAGCTTAGTTATGGTGCTGATATATCTATGCTTGCTGGTAGCTTTAACCAAAGAGAGTTAAGTGGCGAGGCGATCGGCGGAAATGAGCTTGGTAGTATCCAAGTAAATGGCGGAATTTACCAAAGCGATAATTACAAAGATGGCGATGGAAACATAGTCCATTCAGAGTATTTTCGCAAACAAGGCGCTATAATCGCCACATTAACACCAAATGAAGAGAGTGCTATTAGCCTTAGTGCTGACTTTGGCGATGGCGAGGCGGCTTATGCTGATAGGGCGATGGATGGGACAAAGTTTCAAAGAGAATCTTATAATCTAGCTTTAGAGCAGGCCTTAGGTAGCCACATTTTGAATTTACAAGGTTATTATCACTATATAGATCATGTGATGGATAATTTTAGCCTAAGACCAGCAATGCCAAATAGATATAATATCAGTAATCCAAAAAGAGAGATTATCGGCACTAAAGCCGAGTTAAAACTAAATTTCGATACCATAACTACATATATAGGTGGCTCTTATAGAGAAGATAAGCATTCTAGCAGAATGACTCAAAATGCCATTAATGCTACCGAGGCACGAAATACGCTTTTTTCTAAGGATTATAACAAAAATGCTCTAATTAGCACATCTTCTGTATTTACTCAAAGTGAGTATCTTAGTGAGGATTATGGGGTATTTGGCGGTATTAGACTAGATAGGGTTGAGATAGATAAATATCTTGCTGGTAGATTTGATAGATCTAAAATTCAAACCCCAATATCTGGATTTATGCGTTATGAGAGATATTTTGATACATTAAGCTTATATGCTGGGGTTGGTAGAGCTGAGAGAGCATCGGATTTTTGGGAACTTCAAAAAGTTGATGGAATGAGCTTAAAAACCGAAAAAAATCACCAAATCGACCTAGGTACTATCTATGATAATGGGAATTTGAGTTTAAGCACAAATTTATTTGTGTCTAAAATAGATGATTATATCATTTTAAATTACAATGGCGCCACATCTTCATTTAATACAGATGCCCTTTTGATGGGTGGAGAGATAGATGCTAATATATTGATTAATAATTTTTATAAGCTTGGTGCGGGGTTATCGTATGTTTATGGCGAGAATTTGAAAGATACAAATGGATTAAAAGATGGCGATCCACTGCCGCAAATTTCGCCTTTGGTTTTTAAAGCTGTTGCCGGTTTGGTGCGTAATGAGTGGTTTGTCGATTTGGATTTTTATGCTAATGCTAGCCAACATAGATATAAAGAGAATTACGGCAATGTCGCCGGTAAGGACTTAGGCTATAGCGATAGCTTTTGGACTATTGGGCTAAATGCTGGATATAAATACAAAAATTATCAAATTATGCTAGCAGCACTAAATTTAAACGACGCACTATATAGCTATCACACTAGCAAAAATGGCGCCGAAATAGCCACGCTTGATATCCCGGCTACTACTAGAGTTTATGAGCCGGGGCGAAGCTTTTGGGTGAAATTAAGAGCAAATTTCTAA
- a CDS encoding TVP38/TMEM64 family protein: protein MRLILFIFFIIFCVVILSSFNQQNLSEFMSDYGEFGWAIYIGFWVILPIFLFPAGILAIGGGAILGFWEALICAMIGVGINSAIMYFIARYFSGAFDTAKFERVKNKFCKDEFSLIILLRLIPIVPYNVVNYMAGALRFDFVKFIIAGVLGKFISAVLFINLGSNIANYKSYEFWLALLLVVLMGAVAFWVRKILNRRVG, encoded by the coding sequence ATGAGATTAATTTTATTTATATTTTTTATAATTTTTTGTGTGGTGATTTTATCTAGCTTTAATCAGCAAAATTTAAGCGAATTTATGAGCGATTATGGCGAATTTGGCTGGGCGATCTATATTGGATTTTGGGTAATTTTGCCTATATTTTTATTTCCGGCTGGGATTTTGGCTATTGGCGGTGGGGCGATTTTGGGCTTTTGGGAGGCTTTAATCTGTGCGATGATAGGAGTTGGGATAAACTCAGCTATAATGTATTTTATCGCAAGATATTTTAGTGGGGCTTTTGATACTGCTAAATTTGAGAGAGTTAAAAATAAATTTTGTAAAGATGAGTTTAGTCTAATAATTTTACTTAGATTAATACCGATTGTGCCTTATAATGTCGTGAATTACATGGCTGGGGCGTTGAGGTTTGATTTTGTTAAATTTATCATTGCTGGGGTGCTTGGCAAGTTTATTAGTGCGGTGCTATTTATAAATTTAGGTAGCAATATAGCAAATTATAAAAGCTATGAGTTTTGGCTAGCCCTACTCCTTGTGGTTTTGATGGGTGCGGTGGCATTTTGGGTTAGAAAAATTCTAAATAGGAGGGTTGGATGA
- a CDS encoding energy transducer TonB translates to MEQKALNITSFIFSLLIYFVLVALITFGAKINLGKDKIVSEFEIYIVESDIKPNSLNPIKPPNSSINPPSTPDPQTRKITAQKSQKSTQKSQTPTQNLTKAAYQSSQQNTPINSPSKSNESTPSQNQITKLSSDSEIFKRLKDEIAQNTIYPRAARRARLSGVVGVEFQIDKSGISNEKISRPSQHKLLNEAALNAIKKTKPNLENIDKKYSIFMEIAFELR, encoded by the coding sequence ATGGAGCAAAAAGCACTCAATATAACTTCATTCATATTTTCGCTATTGATATATTTTGTGCTTGTGGCTCTTATAACCTTTGGCGCTAAAATAAATTTAGGCAAGGATAAAATAGTTAGTGAATTTGAAATTTATATAGTAGAATCTGATATAAAACCAAATTCGCTAAATCCCATAAAACCGCCAAATTCATCTATAAATCCACCAAGCACGCCAGATCCACAAACCCGCAAAATCACAGCTCAAAAATCCCAAAAATCAACCCAAAAATCCCAAACCCCAACCCAAAATTTAACCAAAGCAGCCTATCAATCATCGCAACAAAATACCCCTATAAATAGTCCATCAAAATCAAACGAATCAACCCCTAGCCAAAACCAAATCACCAAACTAAGTAGCGATAGCGAAATATTTAAAAGATTAAAAGATGAAATCGCCCAAAATACCATCTATCCAAGAGCCGCTAGAAGAGCTAGATTGAGTGGTGTAGTAGGCGTGGAGTTTCAAATAGATAAAAGCGGTATAAGTAATGAGAAAATCTCACGCCCCAGCCAGCATAAATTGCTCAATGAAGCGGCGCTAAATGCGATTAAAAAGACAAAGCCAAATTTAGAAAATATAGATAAAAAATATAGCATTTTTATGGAGATTGCTTTTGAGCTTAGATAA